A genome region from Candidatus Thermoplasmatota archaeon includes the following:
- a CDS encoding phosphoserine phosphatase yields MTELMSELREKRNERNIEAEKHKRRRDELNDKTKQWVGRRDELNAKVRELIDEAAVHRDKRDKLNLDVKGAKEERDRLNRAVNENIDRINRLKRRHTPRGEVPLNRMKKDLRDLEFRQMTSVMKIDKERQLVEALSSVKEKIDEREKELEKVEEIQEAIRELENIKSEAEKCHENVGKLADAAQEEHDEMMAYYEKSDGVRKQADDAQEQFIRTKMMADEEHKNHIVMIREVHDFDKMVSGIRRKQRRARVDKYETVAKREADDIYDRFKKGEKLSTEDLMTLQKSGYL; encoded by the coding sequence ATGACCGAGTTGATGAGCGAACTGCGGGAGAAGAGGAACGAGAGGAACATCGAGGCGGAGAAGCACAAGAGAAGGCGCGATGAACTCAACGATAAGACGAAGCAGTGGGTCGGCAGAAGAGACGAGCTAAATGCCAAGGTCAGAGAGCTAATCGACGAGGCTGCGGTCCACAGAGACAAAAGGGACAAGCTCAACCTTGATGTCAAGGGGGCAAAGGAGGAGAGAGACAGGCTCAACCGCGCCGTCAACGAGAACATCGATAGAATCAACAGATTGAAGAGGAGGCACACACCGAGGGGAGAGGTGCCCCTGAACCGAATGAAGAAGGACCTGAGGGACCTGGAGTTCAGGCAGATGACCTCGGTCATGAAAATCGACAAGGAAAGGCAGCTCGTGGAGGCCCTCTCAAGCGTCAAGGAGAAGATCGACGAGAGGGAGAAGGAGCTGGAGAAGGTAGAGGAGATCCAAGAAGCCATACGGGAGCTCGAGAACATCAAGTCGGAAGCCGAGAAGTGCCACGAGAACGTCGGCAAGCTGGCAGATGCGGCACAGGAAGAGCATGACGAGATGATGGCATACTACGAGAAGAGCGATGGGGTCAGAAAGCAGGCCGACGACGCCCAGGAGCAGTTCATCAGAACAAAGATGATGGCCGACGAGGAGCACAAGAATCACATAGTCATGATCAGAGAGGTGCATGACTTCGACAAGATGGTCAGCGGGATACGACGCAAGCAGAGAAGGGCGAGAGTCGACAAGTACGAGACGGTCGCCAAGAGGGAAGCTGATGATATATATGACAGATTCAAGAAAGGTGAGAAGCTCAGCACGGAGGACCTGATGACGCTGCAGAAGTCTGGCTACCTCTAG
- a CDS encoding methionine adenosyltransferase, whose product MDRNIWVEQASRMPMEETKIEIVERKGIGHPDSIADGLAESVSRTLCKLYMERYNKILHHNTDETQIVGGQSAPKFGGGTVLEPVYILLVGRATTQVDGERLPYRSRAIRAARDYLESFCPHLDVDMDVMLDCRIGQGSVDLRGLYETQRLLANDTSFGVGYAPFSETETITYETERLINGPLKKEIPEAGEDVKVMATRVGDDINVTVAAAMVDRLVPDQSHYISVVEELKDRLLENALKLTNRNVSVDINTGDNYDDGIFYLTVTGLSFENGDDGSVGRGNRANGLITPFRPMSMEATAGKNPVTHVGKLYNILTLKIANDIVKAGGGDILEAYVRIVSQIGKPIDDPQAASIQLVMANGAQLSGVQSEAEAVVDEWLANISKITDLIVNGEVSVF is encoded by the coding sequence ATGGATCGCAACATCTGGGTTGAGCAGGCTAGTCGGATGCCGATGGAAGAGACGAAGATCGAGATCGTGGAAAGGAAGGGGATCGGGCACCCAGACAGCATTGCTGACGGGCTTGCGGAATCAGTGAGCAGGACGCTGTGCAAGCTGTACATGGAACGGTACAACAAGATCCTTCATCACAATACCGACGAGACGCAGATCGTGGGCGGTCAATCGGCGCCCAAGTTCGGCGGTGGAACGGTCCTCGAACCCGTGTACATCCTTCTGGTGGGAAGGGCAACGACGCAAGTGGATGGAGAGAGGCTCCCGTACAGGTCGAGGGCGATCAGGGCGGCCCGAGACTACCTGGAGTCCTTCTGCCCGCATCTCGACGTCGATATGGATGTCATGCTCGACTGCAGAATCGGCCAGGGATCCGTGGACCTCAGAGGCCTCTATGAGACCCAGAGGCTGCTCGCCAACGATACGTCGTTCGGGGTGGGCTATGCGCCCTTCAGCGAGACGGAGACGATCACGTACGAGACGGAACGGCTTATCAACGGCCCGCTGAAGAAGGAGATCCCTGAAGCCGGCGAGGACGTCAAAGTAATGGCAACGAGAGTCGGCGACGACATCAACGTGACCGTGGCGGCAGCGATGGTGGACCGTCTCGTCCCGGACCAGTCGCATTATATCAGCGTCGTCGAGGAGCTGAAGGACAGGCTTCTCGAGAACGCTCTGAAGCTGACGAATAGGAATGTGAGCGTGGACATCAACACCGGCGACAACTACGACGATGGCATATTCTATCTCACGGTAACGGGGCTCTCGTTCGAGAATGGCGACGACGGGTCCGTCGGCAGAGGGAACAGGGCGAACGGGCTAATCACGCCTTTCAGACCGATGAGCATGGAGGCGACGGCGGGCAAGAACCCCGTGACCCACGTCGGAAAGCTCTACAACATCCTGACCCTGAAGATCGCCAACGACATCGTCAAGGCTGGAGGAGGCGATATCCTCGAGGCCTATGTGAGAATCGTTTCCCAGATCGGGAAACCTATAGACGATCCCCAGGCGGCGAGCATCCAGCTCGTGATGGCCAATGGCGCTCAGCTGAGCGGAGTCCAATCGGAAGCTGAAGCTGTCGTCGATGAGTGGCTCGCGAACATCTCCAAGATCACCGACCTTATCGTGAACGGAGAGGTGTCCGTTTTCTAG
- the rnz gene encoding ribonuclease Z — protein sequence MQIVFLGTGGSWPSPKRNVAAIAVKRGREIILFDCGEGTQRQFMMSSLSFMQVQKIFITHFHGDHFLGLPGLVQSMTLNDRKEPLRIWGPRGIRDLMEVLLRIGYFSPGFDVFVEEMEDGSEVDFPEYTVRSVKMTHNVPSIGFVLQEKDRPGKFNRERAIELGLPEGPLFGRLQRGETVEHDGMTVAPEMVLGERRAGRKIAYSGDTLPSSSFADAATGSDVLIHDATTDASLEEKANEFGHSSSRQAAQIARDCGARMLFLTHISPRYDDVSTLEKDARDVFENAHVPNDFDEHLVRYKD from the coding sequence GTGCAGATCGTATTCCTTGGAACCGGCGGAAGTTGGCCCTCGCCAAAGAGGAACGTTGCAGCCATAGCTGTCAAGAGAGGAAGGGAGATCATCCTCTTCGACTGCGGTGAGGGGACACAGAGGCAGTTCATGATGTCCAGCCTCTCGTTCATGCAGGTTCAGAAGATATTCATCACGCACTTCCACGGGGACCATTTCCTCGGGCTTCCGGGACTCGTACAGAGCATGACGCTCAACGACAGGAAAGAGCCACTGCGGATATGGGGGCCTAGGGGGATAAGGGACCTCATGGAGGTGCTCCTGAGAATCGGGTACTTCAGTCCTGGCTTCGATGTCTTTGTGGAGGAGATGGAGGATGGGTCCGAGGTGGATTTCCCTGAGTACACGGTCAGAAGCGTCAAGATGACGCATAACGTCCCATCAATTGGATTCGTGCTGCAGGAGAAGGACAGGCCTGGCAAGTTCAACCGTGAGAGGGCGATCGAGCTTGGTCTGCCAGAAGGTCCACTGTTCGGCAGACTTCAGAGAGGAGAGACCGTTGAGCACGACGGCATGACGGTCGCACCGGAAATGGTTCTCGGAGAAAGACGCGCGGGAAGGAAGATCGCATACTCCGGGGACACGCTGCCCTCGAGCAGCTTCGCTGACGCCGCAACGGGCTCCGATGTTCTCATCCACGACGCCACGACCGATGCCAGCCTTGAGGAAAAGGCGAACGAGTTCGGACACTCTTCCTCCCGCCAGGCAGCTCAGATCGCGAGGGACTGCGGTGCCCGGATGCTGTTCCTGACACACATCAGCCCCAGGTACGATGACGTGTCCACATTGGAGAAGGACGCCAGAGACGTCTTCGAGAACGCACATGTCCCGAACGATTTCGACGAGCACCTCGTGCGGTACAAGGACTGA
- the hutH gene encoding histidine ammonia-lyase: MIAADGESLTITDVVQVSRNYEKVSLSRDAAKGMEMSRKAVLEILGSGGLAYGINTGFGDLASVVIPENELLDLQRNLVRSHRAGIGESLGEEHVRASMLLRANSLAKGHSGVRVLVVETLLEMLNKGVHPVVPEIGSVGASGDLAPLAHIAAVMMGEGRCSLDGRLMDGGAGMKQAGIEPLRLEPKEGVALINGTSVMTGMACLIVHDSLNLVKAAQIAASMSFEALKSSPQPFDGRLGKVRPHKGQVTCARNMLRLLKGSEIIPSHEDCPKVQDAYTIRCIPQVIGPVMDATDYARGIVETETNSATDNPLVFPETGESISGGNFHGQPIAMAMDHLSLAMCVLGSFSERRIARLVDSHLSGLPPFLTEKSGTHSGYMMAHCTAAALASENKTLAHPASADSIPTSAGQEDFVSMGMWAARKAALAVGNARNIVAIELLCAAQGLEFLKPLKPGKGALAAYNLIRRDVDRLDDDRPLTADVERLAAFVEEGTINTEVEKQAGKLAR; this comes from the coding sequence TTGATCGCAGCGGATGGAGAGTCCCTCACGATAACGGATGTCGTTCAGGTTTCCAGGAACTACGAGAAGGTCAGTCTGTCTCGTGATGCCGCGAAGGGGATGGAGATGTCCAGGAAGGCGGTGCTCGAGATCCTCGGCTCCGGCGGACTGGCCTACGGGATAAACACGGGCTTCGGCGACCTGGCAAGCGTTGTCATACCGGAGAATGAACTCCTCGATCTCCAGAGGAACCTCGTGAGAAGTCACCGTGCGGGGATCGGAGAAAGCCTCGGCGAGGAGCACGTCAGGGCAAGCATGCTCCTTCGGGCCAACAGTCTGGCAAAAGGGCACTCTGGCGTCCGTGTTCTCGTTGTAGAGACGCTCTTGGAGATGCTAAACAAAGGTGTCCATCCAGTCGTTCCAGAGATCGGGTCCGTCGGTGCCAGCGGCGACTTGGCGCCCTTGGCTCACATAGCGGCCGTCATGATGGGAGAGGGCCGGTGCTCCTTAGATGGGAGGCTGATGGATGGGGGCGCAGGGATGAAGCAAGCTGGGATCGAGCCGCTTCGCCTCGAACCGAAGGAGGGCGTCGCGCTGATCAACGGCACGTCAGTGATGACGGGCATGGCATGTCTAATCGTTCACGATTCTCTGAACCTCGTCAAAGCCGCGCAGATAGCCGCCTCGATGAGCTTCGAGGCCCTCAAGTCCTCCCCTCAGCCTTTCGACGGTAGGCTGGGCAAGGTCCGCCCGCACAAGGGTCAGGTGACCTGTGCGAGAAACATGCTGAGACTCCTCAAGGGGAGCGAGATCATCCCGTCACACGAGGATTGCCCTAAGGTCCAGGACGCCTACACGATTCGTTGCATCCCACAGGTCATTGGGCCGGTCATGGATGCAACCGATTATGCGAGGGGGATCGTCGAGACGGAGACGAACTCCGCTACTGACAACCCATTGGTCTTCCCGGAAACGGGCGAGAGCATCTCCGGTGGCAACTTCCACGGGCAGCCGATCGCCATGGCGATGGACCATCTCTCGCTTGCCATGTGCGTTCTCGGGTCCTTCTCGGAACGAAGGATCGCCAGGCTGGTCGACTCCCATCTGAGCGGTCTCCCGCCTTTCCTCACGGAGAAGAGCGGCACGCACTCGGGCTACATGATGGCACATTGCACCGCGGCCGCTTTGGCGTCGGAGAACAAGACGCTTGCCCACCCTGCGTCGGCGGATTCGATCCCAACATCGGCGGGCCAGGAGGATTTCGTGAGCATGGGAATGTGGGCTGCTCGAAAGGCGGCCTTGGCGGTCGGCAATGCGAGGAACATCGTCGCCATCGAGCTCCTATGCGCTGCTCAGGGCCTCGAGTTCCTCAAGCCCCTCAAACCCGGAAAGGGCGCGCTCGCCGCGTACAACCTAATCAGGCGAGACGTCGACCGGCTGGACGATGATAGGCCGCTGACTGCGGACGTTGAGCGCCTGGCGGCTTTCGTGGAAGAGGGGACAATCAACACGGAAGTCGAAAAACAGGCGGGAAAGCTGGCTAGGTGA